In the genome of Cydia splendana chromosome 12, ilCydSple1.2, whole genome shotgun sequence, the window AGTTATGCTAACACAAAAcacaacttaaaactaaatactaaatataaaatacttcCCCTAAATCACTCCCTTCCCGCATGGTCGCAAAAACGCTAGCGGCGTTGCCCCTCTGCACCGCTAGGCTTAGCCTCTGGGTAAAGAAAGCgtgatttatttgtataatagtGTATGTCTAAAGATCGGCATCAGGGAAGCGCAGGTCGCAGTCGGAGAGGTTCTCGCGCATCCACTGCTGCGCTTGCTCCGTCATCTCTTCGTCGAAGTGCTCTCGCCAGCCCCCCGATTTGCCTGAAACATAAATCTTAGTGTGTGAACCAATACGTGTGGAGACAAGTTTGCTGCGGGAATCTCGCCTTTCCTGTGGCccagggctgatttagacgatgcgagaactcgcatgcgaatttcataccattgcgggttttgataggtcggttgaattggacgtaaccgacagtccgcaatgtaactaaaatcgcatgcgagttcacgCGCCGTCTAAATTAGCCCTAAGACAGTGAAGCCGAGAAGGTAATGTAGGTGCTGGGCATCCCAGCGTTTCCTTAATTCCGTCCCAGGCGGTGTAATGtatgttacaccataaatcgtctgcaatagacgcaaaggccAATATGAGTGTGTGAACCTCCTCGTCTTAGTGTGAGtaagtatatatgtacatatatagttAATAAGAAATTTGCAATTATTTAAGTAAGACCCACTAACCAATGCCTAACAATATTTAACCAATGTCAATGCTTAATGCATGGCCGAAACATGATGGCATACCTtctggacgtcctaggtaccgctggaaAGATACTTACtgacttactgctgtggcgcagcgactcgaagtggatcttggcctccaacTCTAAAGACCGCCATTcttctctgtccaaagccgtttctatccagtcgacggcgccgagttcgctaaggtcttttTGCACTTCGTCTCCTCTATCTAGGGCGTCCAGACGGTCTTCAGTCATTTGTTATTACGCCCTCCAGACTGCATGATCTTAACCTATTCGGACTACGTGCCCGAGCCATTGGAGTCTGACATCGGAGCTGGAGAGATGAAGTGCAAAAAGACCTTAGCGAACgcggcgccgtcgactggacagaaacggctttggacagagaagaatggcggtctttggcgttggaggCCAAGATTTAAAACATACCTATAGAGGCTATAGTATACGagtatacatataaaaaatgCTCAGAAGattacaatacaatttttttagggaTAGTACCTTTCCGTATGAAGCTCTCGGCGTTAGGGTTGCCAATGCGGTTAGTCAGCCATGTCAGATTAACAGACTCATTCTTTCTGAAGTTGTCTATGTGCAAATGGACGCAAAGTTTCGCGATTTGCTCATTCGTCACTTCTTTATCGAGAAATGTAGCTATGCGTTTAATAGCTGAGGGCAAATCCTGCAATGCAATGAGAAAGAAATTATTGAGAGAATGGGCTGCGAACCTCGCTCTGGTATTTTCCTGGTCGTCAAATatcgaggaaatgccgccagtaCCTACTTGGAACTTTTGTTCCGTATCGAAGTGGAACAAATTTGTATTTGCCATTAAATTATATAGGTAGGCAGTTGACGAAGCCCATCatgcattattatatttatctttaTCTAAATTAAATTAGGTAGGTCCGTTGAAGTTAAATCATAAAACATATTATGGGACCCGAAGATTCCAACGACGTTGCCGCGATGGAATGCTGCCCTCTGCTGCGGAAAATCTGCGATTTCCTGACCATTGCCGTCATGGTCGAAGATCACGATTTATTTTTCCTCAATTTATCAAGTACAAAAATGAAATCAAGTTTATTTATCAGCAATTGACCAAAATACCTTTAATAAGTCCTCATAAAAGATGAAGAGCATGTGTGGGTGGTGACGGAGTGCCCATGCTTCTTTTAAATGCGCGAAGAACGGAGTATACGCAACTgcaataaaaatagttttttattacAGCGGCCATACTGGCCATGGCACGCATCGGTCGCGTCAATGATCAGAGCGCTCATACCACCCctcatctccgcctcagtggaaaggcagtcTGTGGGCTTTAGAGGAATACTACAAGCCGTACTTACTCAAATCATTAATGAAAAGATTCCAAAACAATTTAAAGCCTCCAACATCACGGTTCATCAAtttgaaaaaatgataaaaagaaactgctacgtCCCTAGGATCACGAGCCACGTACACAACCCTAGCAGTATTCAGGAGATTCCCAGGTAACAGGGACAACGGAAAATGATTTTTAATGAACCGGGGAGAAGGCGCATTTTCCAGTGTTTTTATGACACTGGGCCGGCTTCCGAATGTTTTTAGCAATTCTGGAAACGCCAGTTGTCTAATTCTGTAACAAGGaggtaaaattaaataaattaggaGCGTCAATTTTAATAACCtattgatttttattaattatatacctaaatacGAGCGAGTCGAGCACCCAACGAGCTAACAGAATGCCAGGTGCATACATCCGCGTCCACCGTTCCGTTTTCATTTTGGTCCACCTGCGatcactctgcctggcaacatgtccTGCCTAACTCcactttatttggtaattaagtaattacataTCACTTGCACCTTGGTGCGGCATCAGGTCTCGCCATTTCTCACCTAGACTTAAAACTAACAACTTCGTAAAATAAAACGCACTGCAAACTTACCCAGTGGAAATATATCTCTGTTGCAAGTCGGATTTCGATGCCTTATCGTAATCAAGGTCGTTCTTCAGCAGCCAAACCAATTCCTGTGTCCACGTTGTACCTATACTCGTATAATAGAAAGACAATAAAATTGCAATAAGGGTGTCGTCGAGACCGAGACACTAGATCCATGaggtaggggggctcgggggctccacaaggcgctcagcaaacgcctaagggaggccacaggtgacccccgcgcaggcagctttctcgcgcaaagattggccatagcaattaagcgcgggaacgctgcctgcgtgatgggcaccctaccaagggcgcaaaatttggataggtattttttattttttagctttacttatcttaattgtagttaattttatttttatattcattttataattagaacacttaaaaacttattatataataaatgagtttcgaTTCCATAAAATTGCAATTGTCATAAGCgctatagtccgacaagaaattgtagaaaattac includes:
- the LOC134795889 gene encoding LOW QUALITY PROTEIN: sulfotransferase 1B1-like (The sequence of the model RefSeq protein was modified relative to this genomic sequence to represent the inferred CDS: substituted 1 base at 1 genomic stop codon), whose amino-acid sequence is MAEKVKFQELDPHSAKLLSGLCPDIPKFGRFGDGGCLISTNYKDDAEKFKTLTVRPDDVWIITFPRSGTTWTQELVWLLKNDLDYDKASKSDLQQRYISTGIRQLAFPELLKTFGSRPSVIKTLENAPSPRFIKNHFPLSLLPGNLLNTARVVYVARDPRDVAVSFYHFFKLMNRDVGGFKLFWNLFINDLIAYTPFFAHLKEAWALRHHPHMLFIFYEDLLKDLPSAIKRIATFLDKEVTNEQIAKLCVHLHIDNFRKNESVNLTWLTNRIGNPNAESFIRKGKSGGWREHFDEEMTEQAQQWMRENLSDCDLRFPDADLXTYTIIQINHAFFTQRLSLAVQRGNAASVFATMREGSDLGEVFYI